The following nucleotide sequence is from Anopheles stephensi strain Indian chromosome 3, UCI_ANSTEP_V1.0, whole genome shotgun sequence.
AAAGCTCACCAATGGTCTATCCTAGTGCCCTCGAATCCTGTTCCTGCCGTTGTTGTCGTTCCTGTTGCTTGACCAGCTCGTAATAGTAACCTTGTGCTTTGATTAAACTGTCATGTGTGCCCACCTCAACAATCTGGCCCTGGTCCAGCACCACGATAACGTCCGCATTTCGGATCGTTGAAAGCCGATGTGCAATGACCAGCGTCGTTCGATCCAGCACTGCCGCATCGAGCGCACTCTGGACGATCGATTCGCTGGCCGCATCGAGAGCGCTGGTCGCTTCGTCTAGGATCAGTATCAACGGTTGCTTGAGCAAAGCGCGCGCAATTGCAATCCGTTGCCGTTGGCCACCGCTCAGCTGGATGCCCCGTTCACCCACCATCGTATCGTAACCATCCGGCAGCCGGCTAACGAACTCGTGCGATTGTGACATTTTGGCCGCCTCCATCACCTCTTCCCGGGTTGCGTTCGGTCGTCCGTAGCGAATGTTTTCGTAAATCGTTGTCCCGAACAGGACGGGCTGCTGCTCGATGAAGCCGATCAACTCTCCGCGTAGCCAGCTGGGCGACAGATGGCCCAACTCGTACCCATCGATCGTGATCCGACCGGCCGTTGGTTCGTAGAATCGTTCCAGCAGTGCAGCGACGGTCGATTTACCGCTCCCGCTAGCCCCCACCAGTGCCACCGTTTGGCCGGGTCGCAGTACAAGATTAAAGTCCTTCAGCACACGCTGGTTgggtcgcgttggatacacgAACTGAACACCTTCGAAACGGATCTCTCCCTTCAAATTACCGTGCGGGATAATTAGTCCGTGCTTCAGGTCTACCCGCGGTTCCAGGCTTAGAAACTCGAACACCCGGGCGCCCGCCGTCATGCCACGGATAACCGAGCCGAGCAGTATGGAGCCCTGGGCGAGCGATCGTTGCACACCTTGGGCCGCAACCAGAAATGCCATCAAATCACCGGCACTGATGGAATTCGCCGACATAAAGTGACCGCCGAGCAGGAGCGTGGTGAGCACCATTCCGTTAAGGCACAGATTGCTTAGCGCCTGGAACACGGCAATTCCGGCACCGAGCTGCTGCGAGATCACGGCCGACTTTTCCGTCTCGGCACGGAACAGTTCTACCTCGCTGTACTCGCTGGCGCTCGCACGTACGGTGCGTATGTTGGACAGTGCTTCCTCACTGACGGAGGTGGCCCGTTCCGACTGGGCTTGGGCTTTTTTGCTCAGGTGACGCAGCGACCGGCCCAGCAGGGAAAACATGGCGACGGCCAGCGGGACCGATACGAGCGCAATGCTGGCCAGCTGGGGCGATATCCAGAACAGCGAAATACCGCCACCGACGAGCTGGGCGAAGCTGCGCAATCCTTGCGAGATGCACTGCTTGAAGCTGGACTTGAAATCTTGCACATCGGCCGTCAACCGGTTAACCAGTTCGCCCGTCCGGTTGTGATCGAAAAACTTCAGGTCTTGGATGATGATTTGCTTGAACAAATCTTGCCGTATGCTGGCCGCCATCTGCTCACCGATCTGGCTTAGCAGTAGGATGTACAGGAAGGTAAAGCCGGACTGGGCCAGATACATCCCGAACAGCTGCAGGGCTGGGCCTCGCATGTCGCGAAAGAAACTCGCCGTATTGATGCTATTCGCGAGGTAAAAATGGATGAGATTGGGTTGAGTGTTTTATCGAACAGCGTTACTTACTCCTTCAGACTACTGCCGGCGTATCGGGCCAGCTTGTTAACGATCACTCCGAGTAGATTTGGTATTTGAATGTTGAAATAAGCGACGGCGAGTGCTGCCTAGAAGTACACTGCTGAGTAAGTTTCTACCAAATGCCGAATAACGCTAGGTGATCGAGCTTACCAAAACAGCGCCAATCAGTTTTCCTAAATGATGTCTCAGGTAGCGCCAAAACTTCCACCAATCGAACCGTACGGTCCCATCGTCCAGCAGATTCCGCTGACCGGCCAACCGATTTACGGACGCTTCACAGTGCACAAACAACTTCCGGTACTGGTAGCCCAATGTGAAGCTTACAGCGGTCCCACCGAGCAGCACCCTTATCAACCGACCGCCTTGGGAGCCCGTTTTCGTAACCGTGTGTGATGGGCGTACCGCGCGCAGGGTAGTATTACGGAACGGTTGTAGAAATCCGGTCCGCCCAGAACCGAACGATTGAAGCGTTTTACGCACCAGCACATGTTTACTATCGGTGCTGTATGGAGAAGATCTAGAACGGAGCGGTGATTGTGTGGgacgaaacagaaaaacagGTTGAGGTTATGCAATCCCGCAGTAAGCTGCTGTACACTGCCGAACCAACCGTAGCAATCCCTGCCAGCAGCATTGTCGATGGGGAGACAGCAGCAACTTTAACATGCTCACAGCCGCGTCACAATCACTTCCCACGTAGCTCGAAAGCTACCGAATGCAGGCTCGCCTAATTATTATGCGTTCAGTGCGAAAAACTACACAAATCAGTACGAGGAAGGATGGAgtgttttgatgtttttctggcagCGCCGTACGTCGGAAGAACCGGTGTAAACAACAGCTGATTGTCAAACGCGTGCACTGTGGGAAGTTGACAGCGGCCATCTTGCGTGACATTAAACGGGTGGCGGActtttgtaattttaattttaaaactgaTGTAACGTCTCTTTCGATTatataaatacaaaataatcGATTATTACCTTTTgattcgtttttgtttgataatttttGGCTTTATCGAACTCACTTTTGCTATACCTTGTTGTAATCTGATGTAAAAGTTTAAACTGCTGCTACAACCGAATTTTGCTGGCAACCCTGCTCGTTACACGGAGAAGAATCACTAATGGCGATTGAAGTTGCTGTTTCAAATCCAAAGTGCCACTGGGTAAAAAGTGATATTTCACTGTAAACCGATAAGACCTGTGCGTGTCGAGCGGAATACAACGCAAATTACGCAAATACAACGAAAAGCCATTTGCGCTGACAATTGCTACCAGCGCAGCTAATTCGGATGCAACTGTCAAATTAAATACCAGGAAATTGGCGAACTTGATCTGCCAAAGACCTGTTGGTGAAGAGAAACTCGCCAAAAACATCAGCGAAAGCGTCGTAGCCTCAAACCAGACAACAGGAACGAAGGTATCTATTGAAATATTCACAACGATCGTAGAGCAACGCACGACAGTGAATTCGGTTTGCTTCTTCGTTCTAGGGATCATCCATCACGTTTGTTCACCCCACATCCCCAATGGAGCCTTATGTAGAGGGTTACGACTTGCTGTTCGAGATTGGGTCCGGTTCGTTTGGAGTCGTGTATCACGCGATGAGCTCAGAAGGTGGTCAAAATGTGGCCATCAAGGTCGAATACAGCATGCAGCGGCCTCAATCTCTAAGCAACGAATACGAGATGTATAAAACGCTCGAAGGTGGACGAGGAATACCACGTGCCCATCTGTTTCAGAAGCATCGTCAGTACAACGTAATGGTGCTGGATCTGCTTGGCCCTACGCTCGACGAACTGTTCGAAGTATGTAATCGGCGCTTCTCACTCAAAACCGTACTGATGCTGGCCGACCAGATGCTGTCGCGGCTCGAGTACATCCACGCGAAGTGCATTGTACACCGGGATCTTAAGCCAAGCAACTTTCTGATGGGTGCGGGCCGGCACTGTAACGATCTGTACCTGATCGATTTCGGGCTCGCGAAAAAGTTTCGCCACTCTCCACCGTCCAGCAAGAGTGCGTGCAAAAGCGGTGGCAATGTGGTCGGAACGATGCGCTACATATCGATCAATGCGCACGCGGGAGCCGAGCAGAGTCCGCGCGATGACCTGGAAGCGCTCGGTCACATTTTGGTGTACTTCCTTCGAGGATCGTTGCCATGGCAGGGAATAACTGCAGTAAGCAAGCAACAGCGAATGGAAAGGATACTGGAGAGGAAATCGTCAACTCCGATTAAAAGCCTGTGCGAAGGCTTGCCCTGGGAGTTTAGCAATTTTCTTAGCTACTGTCGCTGTATGGATTTCGGGGAAGGACCACCGTACCACAAGATAAAGCACAGCTTTCAAAAGCTTTTTTGTCAACTGAGGTACGAGCACGATTACTTATATGACTGGGTTTTTGTAGAACAGGACGATTCAGCGCAGGAAGACAATCCGGAAG
It contains:
- the LOC118509483 gene encoding mitochondrial potassium channel ATP-binding subunit, coding for MLKLLLSPHRQCCWQGLLRSSPYSTDSKHVLVRKTLQSFGSGRTGFLQPFRNTTLRAVRPSHTVTKTGSQGGRLIRVLLGGTAVSFTLGYQYRKLFVHCEASVNRLAGQRNLLDDGTVRFDWWKFWRYLRHHLGKLIGAVLAALAVAYFNIQIPNLLGVIVNKLARYAGSSLKDINTASFFRDMRGPALQLFGMYLAQSGFTFLYILLLSQIGEQMAASIRQDLFKQIIIQDLKFFDHNRTGELVNRLTADVQDFKSSFKQCISQGLRSFAQLVGGGISLFWISPQLASIALVSVPLAVAMFSLLGRSLRHLSKKAQAQSERATSVSEEALSNIRTVRASASEYSEVELFRAETEKSAVISQQLGAGIAVFQALSNLCLNGMVLTTLLLGGHFMSANSISAGDLMAFLVAAQGVQRSLAQGSILLGSVIRGMTAGARVFEFLSLEPRVDLKHGLIIPHGNLKGEIRFEGVQFVYPTRPNQRVLKDFNLVLRPGQTVALVGASGSGKSTVAALLERFYEPTAGRITIDGYELGHLSPSWLRGELIGFIEQQPVLFGTTIYENIRYGRPNATREEVMEAAKMSQSHEFVSRLPDGYDTMVGERGIQLSGGQRQRIAIARALLKQPLILILDEATSALDAASESIVQSALDAAVLDRTTLVIAHRLSTIRNADVIVVLDQGQIVEVGTHDSLIKAQGYYYELVKQQERQQRQEQDSRALG
- the LOC118509485 gene encoding casein kinase I-like; protein product: MEPYVEGYDLLFEIGSGSFGVVYHAMSSEGGQNVAIKVEYSMQRPQSLSNEYEMYKTLEGGRGIPRAHLFQKHRQYNVMVLDLLGPTLDELFEVCNRRFSLKTVLMLADQMLSRLEYIHAKCIVHRDLKPSNFLMGAGRHCNDLYLIDFGLAKKFRHSPPSSKSACKSGGNVVGTMRYISINAHAGAEQSPRDDLEALGHILVYFLRGSLPWQGITAVSKQQRMERILERKSSTPIKSLCEGLPWEFSNFLSYCRCMDFGEGPPYHKIKHSFQKLFCQLRYEHDYLYDWVFVEQDDSAQEDNPEEEGTA